Genomic window (Enterobacteriaceae bacterium 4M9):
TCTGGTGCGCCAGTTTCTGGCGAGTGGGATAAAGCGCACTGGCCGGGTAATTGGCAGCGTCTGCAGGAAAAATATTTCCAGAACAACCCTGACAGCCTCGTTTCTCTTGGTGTGATGGCCCAGCTGGAGCCAGCGTTGTGGGTCGAGGCCCGTCGGTTAGGCCTACCTATCGTCACTGAATTCTTTGGTGCTGAGATGGCTTCACAGCTTGAGACGCTGCATCAGCAGGGTCTTCTTGGTCCGGACAATATTTTCAATCATTGTACGTCGCTGCCAGACGAGGGATGGAAGATTTTGCGCGAAGCGGGTGTTCGGGTGAACGTCTGTCCGCGCTCTGATGCGCACTATGGCATTGAAGACGGTATGTTTGCCCTTCAGGCTGCGCAACGTCACGGCATCACACCGGGTCTGAGTGTTGATAACGAAACGTCCTACAGTACCGACATGTTTATGGAAATGCGCGTGGCATTTTACCTGCAGCGCGTGATGGGCATGCATAAGCAGCATTGCTGCGATTGTGCAGATTCATTGACAACGCTTCCGGCAGCGCAGCTTCTCAAAGCGGCAACCATTGATGGTGCTGCCTGCGCAGGGCTGGATGACAAGGTCGGCAGCCTGAGACCAGGCAAACAGGCTGACCTGATCCTGATTAACGCTGGCGACATTAACCTCTATCCGAACGGAAATGCCTTCGGCACAGTGGTACACGCGACAGAACGCAGCAACATAGATACTGTCATGATTGACGGGCGCATTGTTAAACAGAACGGCAAAGTCGTTGGTGTCGACAGCGCACGCCTGCGTGCAGTGATTGATGAATCGCGTGAACATCTGTTTACTGCCGCAGGATATGAGCCTGACATTTTTGCGGAAACTTTCCTGCCGCTCAAGCAGGCACACTGATCAGGGATGAAACGCATGAGCATGATTTATTATGTAATCGCTTTCGCCGCAGGTCTCGGGATCACTTTGCAGACAAGCCTGAACAGCCATCTGGCACGAGGACTTGGAGGTGACCCTGTCACTGCTGCGTTGTTTTCTTTTGCGGCCGGGGCTTTCAGTCTCGGGATTTACTCGCTGTTGCGCGGAGGATTACTCAC
Coding sequences:
- a CDS encoding amidohydrolase family protein, which gives rise to MSDEIRNIVNNQTLNPAMTLIRGATILSMDENVGNIERGDILITGSTITAVGQNLDAQDAHVIDATNMIVMPGMVDSHRHAWEGQLRRINPNATCLDDYSNATHFSFAKYYRPADIYVGNLLTALGAIDAGITTIIDNSHNSRTAAHSDAAVEALLDSGIRAIHASGAPVSGEWDKAHWPGNWQRLQEKYFQNNPDSLVSLGVMAQLEPALWVEARRLGLPIVTEFFGAEMASQLETLHQQGLLGPDNIFNHCTSLPDEGWKILREAGVRVNVCPRSDAHYGIEDGMFALQAAQRHGITPGLSVDNETSYSTDMFMEMRVAFYLQRVMGMHKQHCCDCADSLTTLPAAQLLKAATIDGAACAGLDDKVGSLRPGKQADLILINAGDINLYPNGNAFGTVVHATERSNIDTVMIDGRIVKQNGKVVGVDSARLRAVIDESREHLFTAAGYEPDIFAETFLPLKQAH